A window of Sorex araneus isolate mSorAra2 chromosome X unlocalized genomic scaffold, mSorAra2.pri SUPER_X_unloc_8, whole genome shotgun sequence genomic DNA:
TCGATGTGGTACTTGTCCGAGGACGCGGGGATGCGGCGGTGGCTCGGGGACAGCCAGGTCAGCAGCGGGGCCGGCTCGCCCTGCGCCTCGCAGGTGACCGCGGCCGCGTCCCCGTAGGGCACCCGCAGCACCGAGTAGGTCTTGTTGCGGATCGCGGCCGGCAGGCTCAGCAGCCGGACGCGCACCCGCATCTCGTCCCGGCCCGCCTGGTTCTCGGCGAAGCAGGTGTAGTCCCCCTCCTCGGCCGGGCCCACCTCGTTGAAGTAGAGCGTGCCGTTGTGGAACACCACGTAGCGTTTCGCCCGGCCGCTGCGGTCACCGCCACGGGGCTGGTCCCCCTGCATGGCCGAGTTCACCAGGCTGCCGTCGGGGAGTCCCCAGGAGATCTCCGGGTTTCGGGAGGCCGCTGGCCACGCAGTCCACGCGCAGGTCGGCCCCGAAGGGGACCTGGCGGTCGGCCTCGTCCCGTGGCGCGATCCTGGCGGGCTGCGTCAGCACCTGCACGCGCACGGCGGCGAAGTCGTCCCCGCCCGGGTTCCGGGGCCACGCAGAGGTAGTCGCCCGCGTCGCGCTCGGTCACCGAGGTGAGCAGGAGGGTGCCGTTGGTGAGCACTTTGGCGCGAGGCTccgggctggggaaggggggaggtgagAGGAGAGGGAAGCAGGGCGGTCAGTGCGTGCAGGGCAGGGGTTGTCTAGATGGAGGCTCCCCTCCGCCGCCCCTGTTTCTCCCACGGGCGGGCAGGACCCCAGGGTGCTAGAGCTGAGGGTCCCTTATCCCCGTGCTGCGAAGGAGAAGCGTCCCGAGGCCCATCTTTGTGGTGCTGGAGTCTCATGTGTCCTCAAGGGCTGACCTTGGCTCTCTGCACGTACCAGGCATGCTCTAAACGGGCTTTAGGTGCCACCTTCCCGTCCTCGTCCGGTCCCTTACACCccacccacagtgctcccaaggcttttgaaaagcaaagaagaagaaaagaagaagaagaagaagaagaagaagaagaagaacaagaacaagaacaagaagaagaaaaagaaggagaagaaggagaaggagaagaagaagaagaaggagaaggaggagaagaagaaggagaaggaaaaagagaagaagaaggaaaaggagaagaagaagaagaaggagaagaaggaggagaaagagaaggagaaagagaaggagaagaaggaaaaggcgaagaagaaaagaagaacaagaagaaaagaagaagaagaaggagaagaagaagaagaaggagaaggagaaggaaaaagagaaggaaaaagagaagaagaaggaaaaggagaagaagaaggaggaggaggagaagaagaaggagaaggagaaagagaaggagaaagagaaggagaaagagaaggaaaaagagaaggagaaagagaaggagaaagaggagaagaagaaaaggcgaagaagaaaagaagaagaagaagaaggaaaagaagaagaagatgaagaagaaggaggagaaggagaagaagaaggagaaggaggaggaggaggaggagaaggagaaggagaagaagaagaagaagaagaagaagaagaagaagaagaagaggaggaggaggaggaagaagaggagtaggatgaggaaggagaaggaagaaggagaagagaaggaggagaaggaggagaagaagaagaagaagaagaaggaggaggaggagaaagaggagaaagagaaggagaaagagaaggaaaaagagaaggagaaagagaaggaaaaagagaaggagaaagagaaggagaaagaggagaagaaggaaaaggcgaagaagaaaagaagaagaagaagaaggaaaagaagaagaagatgaagaagaaggaggagaaggagaagaagaaggaggaggaggaggaggagaaggagaaggagaagaagaagaagaagaagaagaagaagaggaggagggggaagaagaggagtaggaggaggaaggagaaggaagaaggagaagagaaggaggagaaaggaggaggaggaggagagaagaagaaggagaggagaacaggaggaggaacaggaggaggaggaggaagaggaagaagaagaagaagaaggagaagaagaggaagaaggagaagaagaggaagaggaggaagaagaggagtaggaggaggaaggagaaggaagaaggagaaggaggagagagaagagaagaagaagaagaagaagaagaagaagaagaagaagaagaagaagaagaaagaagaagaagaagaagaagaagaagaagaaggagaagaagaagaaggagaagaagaggagaaggagaaggagaaggagaaggagaaggagaagaagaagacctGCCATAGACCTGCCAtagaggggtggaggggtgatgggagggaccctggggaccctggctaggggaaatgtgccctggtggagggacgggtgttggagccctgtaggactgaaacccgaCCACGAACAGTTTTGTCGCTGTGTGTCTCAAGTGaccaattacaaaataaaaatccgATGATGGGGAAGAAAGGGCATGGAACGCCGTTTCTTAGAAACCAAAGGACTCGGTGGGATGCTGCCTTgcagctctgggtttgatccctgacaccatgcacGGTCCCCCCCTGCGCCTTTCAGGAGCAacgcctgagctcagagccaggagtaaggcctgagcaccttcCAGCAAGAGCCCTGGAACGCAACAATGTGACTGACGCTCTCACTCCAGTGCTCTGCCTTCCCTCCCCATGGAGGTGGCAGCTCCAAAAAGCAAGGCTTGGCCGGGAGTCAGAGAGGCATGTGGCCCCGTGCGCCCTACCTGCCCCGTGTGCAAGGAACTGCGGGTGCAGCTGTTCCAAACGGAAGAAAGAAGTGCGCTCTCCGGCGCCCAGGTACGGTGCGCGCGCTTCTTGTGCCAAGTGGTCCACCCAGAAGCGCGCTCTCCCGCACCCAGGTGCGCTATGCGCACGCGCTTGTGCCAAGTGTCCACTCACCTGTAGAAGGCGTCGGCTGTCTGCCTGGAGGGCAGCCGCCAGAGGATGCGCGGCCAGGGGTCCCCGGACGCGCTGCAGTGCAGGCGCAGCGTGGCCCCGTAGCGCACGTCGGTGCGCTTTGGGGAGGAGCTGGTGATGCTGTGCGTGGGCGGCCGCGCGCTCCACCTGCAGCCACGCCGTCCTGCGCGCGGTGCCCACCAGGTTGGCCGCCACGCACTCGTAGCGCCCGCTGTCCCGCGTGGCCAGGTGGCGGATGAAGAGGGTTGCCGTTGGGGAAGACGTAGAGGTGGCCGCGCACGAACTGCGAGGGGGCGCACGTGGGTGCCGTCGGGCAGGACCCAGCGCACGCTGGGCGGCGGGGCGGCCCGGCCGTGCAGTGGATGTGCAGGCTCCGGCCGGGGGCCACCGTGATGTTCTCCCACGCGTCCTGCTGGATGACCGGGGGCAGCGCGGCCACGTGCAGCCGGATGGCCAGGCTGTCCGCCCCGGCCGCGTTGCTGGCCACGCACCTGTACACACCGCGGTCGGAGAAGGCGGCGTCCCGGATGGACAGTGTGCGGTTCTCGTGCAGGGTGACCCTCCCGTCCACTCCAGGGACCGAGCGCCACGCGCGGCCATCGGGGAAGACCCAGGAGATGTGCGGGGCGGGCGTGCCCTGGGCCAGGCACTGCATGGACACGGAGTCCCCCAGGTGGACGGTCACGTCCTGCAGGCGCGAGGCCAGGATGTGGGGCTGCTGGGTGGCCACGGCCAGCTGGACGCTACGCTTGTCCACGCCGTGCAGGTTCTGGGCTGTGCAGGTGTACTGCCCGCGGTCCTGCGGCTGGGCCCCGCGGATGACCAGGGTGCCGTTCCTCAGCACCTCGAAGCGGCCACCCGCGTGCTGGGGGTGATCAGGGCACCTGGGAAGCAGAAAGGCACATGGGCGTCAGCACCCAAAGGTCCCCGGGGACCCTAGCGGGGTCCTGCCAGGCTGGGCGCACACACCCGTTTCCATTCCACCTCCAGGCCCACAACGGGTGGCAGGCTGGCCCTTGCACACACCAGGCAGTGGATCTGGGTCCCATGGCATGTTCTAGAAGGTGCCGGAAGTTTCCTCCGGGTGCCCGCCCTCTTgggagacagatttttttttttttttttgcattctaatCCCCCCTCTGCTCTGACATGAGCATCAGGCCCAAAATTGGGCAGATGGgatgtggaggggtggggaaggaggatgaTTAGGCAGTGCCTAGAATGTTCTGGAAGGTGCTGGGAGTTTCTACATCACCACTCCCAGGTGCTCGCACTCTTGGGAGACAGATATTTTTGCATTCTAATCTCTCTCTGCTCTGACATGAACATCGGGCCCAAAATTGGGCAGATGGGATGTGGGCAGATTAGGCAGTGCATAGAATGTTCTGGAAAGTGCCGGGATTTTCCACATCACCCCCCACCACAAGTGCCCTCCCTTTGGGGAGACAGATCTCTTTTGCATTCTAACCCCCCCTCCGCTCTGACACGAACATCAAGCCCAAAATTGGGCTGATGGGATGTGGAGGGATGTACTAAGCAGTGCATGAAATGTTCTGGAGGGTGCTGGGAGTTTCTACATGATCACCCCCAGGTGCCCTCCCTCTTGGGAGACAGATACTTTTGCATTCTAACCCACCTCTGTTCTGACATGAACGTCAGGCCCAAAATTGGGCAGATGGGGTCTGGGGGGGATGCACCAGGCAATCAGTCTGGGTCccatggaatgttctggaagctgCCGGGAGTTTTCACGTcctccccccattcccccccacccgtGCTCTCCCTCTTGGGAGGGAAATCTTTTGCATTCTAACCTCCCTCCTACAAaattgggctggggaggggcagaggatgCACCAGGCAGTCAGTCTAGGTCCCATAGAATTTTCTAGAAGCTGCTGGAAATTTCCCCCAGGTGCTGGCTCCCTTGGGAGACATATCTTTTTGCATTCTACTCCCACTCTGCTCTGAAATGAACATCAGGCCCCAAACTGCGcagatgggatttggggggatGTACCAGGCAGTCAGGCTGGGTCCCACGGAATGTTCTGGAAGCTGCCGGGAGCCTCTGAGTCATTCCCAGGTACCGTGCTTGTTGGGAGACAAAGCCTTTTTGCATCCCACCCTTCCTCCACCCTGACGAATGCACACGGCCCCAAATGGGGTGTGGGACATCCCTCCCATGCACGAGTCAGAAAGCCTTTGTTCTGAGGAATGTTCTGGAAGATGCCAGGAGCTTCCAGGTGCCCTTGGCTCTTTAGATATTTCAGACACAAATTCTCCTTTGCTGACTCTTCCTTGGTGTGAGGGTCGTGGTCCAGAGGTTgcagtgtgaatgtgtgtgtatacatgtgtgtatgtgtatgtatgtgtgtggtagtgtgtgtgtgtatgtgtctatgtgtgtgcctgtgtgtgtctgttggccATGTGGAGAATCCCCCCAGTGTGCAGTTCCCTGTCGGACCATGCAGAGAATCCCTCCCAGCGTGCAGTTCCCTGTTGGCCATGTGGAGAATCCTCCCCAGTGTGCAGTTCCCTATTGGCCATGCAGAGAATCCCCCCTAGTGTGCAGTTCCCTGTTGGCCATGCAGagaatcccccccccccagtgtgcAGTTCCCTGTTGGCCATGCAGAGAATCCCCCCCAGTGTGCAGTTCCCTGTTGGCCATGCAGAGAATCCCCCCCAGTGTGCAGTTCCCTATTGCCTATGCATAGAATCCCCCCAGTGTGCAGTTCCCTGTTGGCCATGCAGAGAACCCCCCTAGTGTGCAGTTCCTGCTGGCCATGTGGAAAATCCACACGCCCCACCCCGAGCGTGCAGTTCCCTGTTGGCCATGCAGAGAATCCCCCGCAGTGTGCAGTTCCCTGTTGGCCATGCAGAGAATACCCCCCAGCATGCAGTTCCCTGTTGGCCATGTGGAGaatcccccccacaccctgagTGTGCAGTTCCCTGCTGGCCATGCAGAGAATCCCCCCCCAGTGTGCAGTTCCCTGTTGACCATGCAGAGAATCCCCCCAGCATGCAGTTCCCTGTTGGCCATGCAGAGAATCCCCCCAGCATGCAGTTCCCTTTTGGCCATGCAGAGAATCCCCCCCAGTGTGCAGTTCCCTTTTGGCCATGCAGAGAATCCCCCCAGTTCGCAGTTCCCTGTTGGCCATGTGGAGAATCCCCCTAGGGTTCAGTTCCTGTTGGCCATGTGGAGAatcccagcacccccgccccgagTGTACAGTTCCCTTTTGGCCATGCAGAGAATCCCCCCAGCATACAGTTCCCTGTTGGCCATGTGGAGAAtctgccaccacccccccccccgccccaagtgtGCAGTTCCCTGCTGGCTATGCAGAGAATCCTCCCCAGTGTGCAGTTCCCTGTTGGCCATATGGAGAATCCTCCCCAGTGTGCAGTTCCTTGTTGACCATGCAGAGAATCCCCCCCAGTGTGCAGTTCCCTGTTGGCCACGTGGAGAATGCATCCCCCCGCCCTGGAGTGTGCAGTTCCCTGTTGGCCATGCAGAGAATCCCCCCCCCAGTGTGCAGTTCCCTGTTGGCCATGCAGAGAATCCCCCCAGTGTGCAGTTCCTTGTTGGCCATGTGGAgaattccccccccaccctgagtgTGCAGTTCCTTTTTGCCCATGCAGAGAATCCCCCAGCGTGCAGTTTCCTGCTGGCCATGCAGAGAATCTCCCCCAGTGTGCAGTTCACTGTTGGCCATGTGGAGAATCTCCCCAGTGTGCAGTTCCCTGCTGGCCATGCAGAGAATCCCCCCAGTGTGCAGTTCCCTGGGGGGCATGTGGAGAATGTCCCTCAGTGTGCAGTTCCCTGTTGGCCAGTGTCCTGGCGACCTTGCCAACCTCCTGTCTGCTCGTGGTTCCTTCCCTCACGGCCTTGTGCCTCTATGtgaccccctgcccgcccccgaccccccagccccagcgaCTCACCTGTGGACACCTTGGTCCAGGTCACCAGGGGCTCCGGCTTCCCCGTGgcctggcagggcagggccacGTCCCCGTCGGCCGAGACGGACGCCGTGAGCGGGAACTTGGTGATGATCTGCGGTTTCTCCCCGGCCGCCCAGAATGGGGGGGAGGCAGGTGCTCCGGGGCCCGGGACTCGGAAGCCCCCTCtggagggctgggcggggggcagcgGAGGGACGGACAGAGGCCCCCGGGGGGCCGGGCTCGGAGGCGGCTTCTGGAAGCGGGTGGCCGGGGGCTGGCTGGTGGTGGCCGCGGTTCTccagggcggtgctgggggccccaAGTCCAGGTGGAAGACGGGCTGCCCGTGCGCTCTGTGGTGGACGCCGGGCCCGGGCCTCCTAGGGGCCAGGGTCGGGGTGCGAGAGGTGGCCGGGGTCGTGGCGGGCGTCCGGCGGAGGGATGGAACTGTGACGGCGGGGTTGCGGAGGGATGGAACTGTGATGACGGGGTTGGCGGGCCACGGGGGTCGCCGTGGGGACGGAGGCGCGGGGGAGCTGGCCAGGTCTGGCAGTTCGTTGTTGGGCTGAAACAGGACGCTGGTGCCCACCGTGGCCGAGCTAAACCCTCTCCCGGGGGTCTGCGTGCGGGTCGAGGGACCCCTCGGCGGCGGCAACCCGGGGATCCGGGGCGTGGGGAACCGTTTGTTGTCCGGCCACACCCAGGACGGGTACGAGGAGATTCTGGGCTTGCCGGTGACTGGGCGCCACGGAGGGAAGGGTCTGAGGGTCCCTCTGGGGAGGACGAGGCTGTACTCGCTGGGGCGCCCCGTGCCCGGGGGTCTCAGCGTGCCACTGTTCGGGGTGGCGGGGCTGGCCGGGGGTCCCTGTGGCGTCTCGGGGATGCCCTGCACAGCCGGCGTGTGGGTTTGTGTCTCTGCGGCATGGCTGGCTGTGCCGTGGGTTGCGGGGGCTCCCTGGGGCAGTGTCACTTGCATGCTGACCCGCGTGTCGTGGCTCCCCCGGTCCTCCTCTGGACGCCGTGTCCACACCTCCCTGTGCAGTGACGAGTGGGCAGTGGATGGGCCATCGGGAGGCAGCACAGACGCCGGCTGCCACGGTGGTGCCACGTCCACGGGGGGTCCCTGAGGATGGTGCACAGTTGGGGCAGTGCCCGGTTTCCACGAGGACCCAGTGGGGCCAGGGAGTGACCGACCGGGGGTGTCCGTGCTGGGTCCAGCCACCGGGGCAGTGGGGGATGCCGAGGTCACGGGTGCGATGACGTGGATGATGGGTGCAGAGTCAGAGCCCGGGACAAGGGGCTCCCAAGACGGGCGGACAGGGCTGTCCGTCTGCGCGGCAGTGGATGCAGTGAGCCTGGCCGCTTCTGGGGAGCTGGTGGGAGCGGAGTCGTCCTCCTGCGTGGACACTGGCACGGGGCTCGATGGAGTGGACGAGACGTCCGTCACGGTCCCTTCTTCTGCGACCAGTGCTGGGCGCCCGGTGGGGGCAGGCAGCAGGGGACTCAGCCCGGGGCTCTGGTTCCCGTCGGCCGGGGGTCCGGCTCCGTGCTGGACCAGGGCGGTGTGCGGGGGCTGCCCGAGGGACGGGGTCTGTGTCTGTGGCTGTACGAGCTCACCACTGGGCCACGTGCTGGCTGTGTTGTCCAGAGCGGGAAGCGTCCCCCCGGTCGTGGTTAAGGGGACGGTGGGAACTGTGTTCGGCGCCTGTGGTGGCGGCGGTGTTGTGGCGGAGGAAGTAGCAGGGGTCAGCGTCGTCGTCGTCGTGGTGGGGAACTGAGGCAGCGTGCCAGGGGGAGGCCTGGTTTTGGGTCTCCTGGTGGCTCTCGGGGTAGGGGCCGTGGCTGGCCACGTGgcggaggagaagaaagaggaagaggaggaggaggaggaggggaaggaggaggaggaggaggtggggaaggaggaggaggaggaggcggggaaggaggaggaggatgggaaggaggaagaggaagaggaggagggtgggaaggaaggagaggaagaggaggaggaagaggatgggaaggaggaagaggaagaggaagaggaggaggaggaggggaaggaggaagaggaggaggaagaagggtggaaggaggaagaggatgggaaggaggaggagaagaaggaagaagaagaggaataggaggaggcagagggggaggggaaggagaaagaggcaggggaggaggaagaggaatcagagggggaggaggaggagggggaggcgtgCATGGGGGGCTCTCGGCCCTTGGGGGGCCGCCTTCCGTGCTTCCTTCGTGCCTTCCCCCTGCTGCTGTGCTCCGTGGGTCGCTGCGAGACCCTCTCTGTGGTGGGCGAAGCCCTCGGCCCCCCGTGCTCCACCGCACGTGGGGTCTCGGCAGGAGTCCCGGGGAGCCGGCTGGGCACCGTGTGGGGGGCCGCGGTGGTCTTCAGGGCGAGCgtgggggcggccgggggcggtGGCGGTTTGTGCTGGGCTCGAGCCCGCTGGCCATGCTGCCTCCTCCGCCCGCCACCGCCGCCCTGGGTCTTTCTCCGAGGCGGGAGGCCGGGGGGCGCCTCTGGGCGGCGGCTGGGGGCCGGCTCTGTGCCCACCGGGCTGGCTTCcgtccctgcctcagtttcccttggcGTCTCTGGGGCGTGTGTCTGACGTACCGTGGGCAGCGCCTCCTGCGTCAGAGGGGCGCGGTGcgtccctgcctcagtttccctcggCGTCTCTGGGGTGTGCGGCGGCGGGCGTGCCGTGGGCAGCGCCTCCTGCGTCAGAGGGGCACGGTGcgtccctgcctcagtttccctcggCATCTCTGGGGCGTGCGTCTGACGTACCGTGGGCAGCGCCTCCTGCGTCAGAGGGGCGCGGTGCGTCCCTGCCGAGGGCTGCGTCGTGCCAGCTGCTGTGTCCAGCTCCCCCCGGGGCTCCGACGTCCAGGAGGACCCGCGCGCCCGTGGCCCAGGGGACGGCGAGGCGCGGGCGTGTGCGTCCTGCGGGCGGCCTGAGCTCTCCCGGCTGGACGCGGCGTCCGTGGGCGGTGGGTAGCTGGGCGGCTCCGCAGGGCTCTCAGCCAAGGGCGCGGCCAGCAGGGGGGACTCGGCCGTGCCCTGcagtggcggggctgggggctcggAGCTGGACTGGACGGCGCCGGGCGGAGTCCAGCCCTCGGGGGGGCCGGCGCTGGTCGTGCGTGTCCACGCCGTCCGGGGTGCGggcgggaaggggaggaggggaggagcggGAGGTGCCCGTGTCCTCCTCTGCGTCCTGAGCGCGGGCCCTGGGCGCAGTGACCAGCAGTCCCGGGGTTGTGCTCTCCACGGGTTCCCGGTCCCACATGGACGCGCCCGTCCCGGACAtgtccacctcctcctcctcctcctcctcctcctcttcctcttcctcttcctcctcctcctcctcctcggccccCTCTGCCGACGACTCCACGGGGCCACTCGTACCCGGCGCCGCCTCCTGCGTGGTGGGCGTGGCGGGCACCGTGGCGGGGAGCTGGGTGCCCCTGGGGGCCGTGCGTCCCCGTACCCGGGCCAGGATGTCGGCCCACTGCTGCGGGTGGATGGACTTGCTGGCCATGCTGCTCCGGCGCCGCGACTCGAACCCGCGGCGGCCCTCGGCCCCGTGGCTGTCGTCTGCCTCCTTGGCCCACGGCTTCATCTTCCGGCGCCCCTTCCTGGCGGCGGGCAGCCGGGCCTCGTCCTTGGCGTGCAGGAACAGCTCCTGGTCGTGGGCGTGCAGCAGGGTCCCCCCGGAGGGCAGCGGGTCCTCCGGGCTCAGCCCCGAGCCTCCGTCATCGTCCGGCTGCAGCAGCAGCGGTGGTGGTTGCAGTGACTCTGCTCGTGTCCTGCCGCCGGCCGGGCGTCGGCCCCTCTTGGAGGCCCtcctggaggaagaggaggcggtGGACGAAGGTCCCGGGCGGCCGACAACGACTTCCACGGTCATTCGGTCTGTCCCCTGCGTGTTGACGGCCAGACACGTGTAGGAGCCGGCGTCGGAGGGTTGCAGGTCCGGTATGATCAAGGCGCCGTGTGCGTCCACGAAGGCCCGGGAGGTGTTGGCTTCGTGCTGCACCGTGAGCCCGCGGGGCAGCACCCAGCTGAGCCTGGCGTCCGGCACGGCGGCCGGGGCCCCGCAGGGCAGCGTGAGGGGCTCCCCGCGCGGCTTGTGGAGTTTCCTGCCGGGCCGGGCTTTTACTGGCTGCACCACGACCCGTTGCACCAGCTGGTCCGTGTCGCCCTGCACCTGTGCCACGCAGCGGTAGAGGCCGGAGTCGGTTGCCCGCGCCTCCCGGATGTGCAGCCACCCGCTGGCGAGGACGGAAAAGCGGCCGGCCGGGTCCTCGTACGGTGCCTTCAGCTCGGAGCCGTCCGGGAGCCGCCAGGACACAGCTGGGGTCTCCGACGCCTTCACGGGGCAGCTCAGCTGGCACGAGGCACCTTCCGCGACGGCGTGCGCTGTGCTGCCCGGCTCGATCATCACCCAGCTGTGGCCGCGCCCCTGCGGCCGGGCATCCTTGGTGGGCACCGTGAGCACCAGCGGCGAGGAGTACTCCAGGAGCACCCGGCTGGCTGAGCTCTGCCGGCGGTCGAGACGCAGGTGCATCTGGGGCTGCAGGATCCACGCGGGCTCGGCCACGGCGTGGGCCCGGACGCCCGTGTAGTAGAGGGCGTCGGCGTCGGCGGCGTCCTGCAGGTACAGTGCACCCTCCCGGTGCAACCGCACGGGGACCTCGCTGTAGTAAGCGATCAGCCGCCAGAGCTGCTCGTATTTTTCCCGCGTCATGGCGCACTGCAGCCCCATGGCCGCGGTGGCGTTGACCTCCAGCTCGGCCGCCTCCGTCTGGTTCAGCTGGACGCGCTCCAGCCGCGGGGGCCGCCGGACGCTGCAGGCCAGCTGCACTGTGTTCCCGTGGGCGTCGCTCATGTTCAACGCGACGCTCCAGCTCGGAGACGGGGGGAAGGCGGCGTCTtcttcctcctggtcctcctcgtCCGCATCCGTGTCCTCCTCCGGGTCCTCGTCCCGGGTGCGGTTGAGCCTCAGCAGGGATTCGATGCGGGGCTTGAGGCAGCTCAGCGCGGAGAGCTTCTGCAGTTCCTGGGCCCGCAgtgcccgggggctggagcaggcgGGACACAGCTGGCCGCCCTCGAAGGCCTTGTCCTTCTTGCATTTGAGGACCCCTGCAGGGGACAGAAGCCAAGGCGGGGGTCCATGAGTgcgggggccccggggaggggtgggaaTTGTCACCCTTGCCATTGTCCCTCCTTcatcccccagctccctccctcccttcttcctccgtCCTGCACCTGCCCCTTGGGCAAACCCAGAGCTGAGACATCAGTGATGTCCCCAGATGAGGATGTAGACCTGATGACCTGGCTTTGCAGCAGCATttcattagagagagagagaaagagagagacagaaagaaagacagagagaaagagagaaagaaagagagagaaagagagatagagaaagagacagagaaaggaagagagagaaagacagaaagagagaaagagaaagaaagagagagaaagaaagagagaaagagaaatagagaaagaaagagatagagaaagagagagacagaaagagagagaaagaaagaaaaagagagatagagaaagaaagagagaaagagagacagaaagagagagaaagaaagagagatagagaaagagagagagaaagaaagagagat
This region includes:
- the MXRA5 gene encoding LOW QUALITY PROTEIN: matrix-remodeling-associated protein 5 (The sequence of the model RefSeq protein was modified relative to this genomic sequence to represent the inferred CDS: inserted 2 bases in 2 codons; deleted 5 bases in 5 codons); the encoded protein is MPPRAPWRSLSAVLILLCGAAPSAGGCPHPCSCYVPSEVHCTFRSLASVPAGISPHVERINLGFNSIQALSTTSFAGLSQLELLMLHGNDIPAIPDGALRDLTALQVFKFSYNKLRVVSAQTLRGLWSLLRLHLDHNQIEFIEPHAFAGLTALRLLHLEGNRLQQLHPGTFATFSLLGHFPLSTVRHLYLAENLLAALPRAVLEGAPLLENLYLHTNPWACDCRLHWLLQWAAKAKGVLKCKKDKAFEGGQLCPACSSPRALRAQELQKLSALSCLKPRIESLLRLNRTRDEDPEEDTDADEEDQEEEDAAFPPSPSWSVALNMSDAHGNTVQLACSVRRPPRLERVQLNQTEAAELEVNATAAMGLQCAMTREKYEQLWRLIAYYSEVPVRLHREGALYLQDAADADALYYTGVRAHAVAEPAWILQPQMHLRLDRRQSSASRVLLEYSSPLVLTVPTKDARPQGRGHSWVMIEPGSTAHAVAEGASCQLSCPVKASETPAVSWRLPDGSELKAPYEDPAGRFSVLASGWLHIREARATDSGLYRCVAQVQGDTDQLVQRVVVQPVKARPGRKLHKPRGEPLTLPCGAPAAVPDARLSWVLPRGLTVQHEANTSRAFVDAHGALIIPDLQPSDAGSYTCLAVNTQGTDRMTVEVVVGRPGPSSTASSSSRRASKRGRRPAGGRTRAESLQPPPLLLQPDDDGGSGLSPEDPLPSGGTLLHAHDQELFLHAKDEARLPAARKGRRKMKPWAKEADDSHGAEGRRGFESRRRSSMASKSIHPQQWADILARVRGRTAPRGTQLPATVPATPTTQEAAPGPALRTQRRTRAPPAPPLLPFPPAPRTAWTRTTSAGPPEGWTPPGAVQSSSEPPAPPLQGTAESPLLAAPLAESPAEPPSYPPPTDAASSRESSGRPQDAHARASPSPGPRARGSSWTSEPRGELDTAAGTTQPSAGTHRAPLTQEALPTVRQTHAPEMPRETEAGTHRAPLTQEALPTARPPPHTPETPRETEAGTHRAPLTQEALPTVRQTHAPETPRETEAGTEASPVGTEPAPSRRPEAPPGLPPRRKTQGGGGGRRRQHGQRARAQHKPPPPPAAPTLALKTTAAPHTVPSRLPGTPAETPPSTWPSGELVQPQTQTPSLGQPPHTALVQHGAGPPADGNQSPGLSPLLPAPTGRPALVAEEGTVTDVSSTPSSPVPVSTQEDDSAPTSSPEAARLTASTAAQTDSPVRPSWEPLVPGSDSAPIIHVIAPVTSASPTAPVAGPSTDTPGRSLPGPTGSSWKPGTAPTVHHPQGPPVDVAPPWQPASVLPPDGPSTAHSSLHREVWTRRPEEDRGSHDTRVSMQVTLPQGAPATHGTASHAAETQTHTPAVQGIPETPQGPPASPATPNSGTLRPPGTGRPSEYSLVLPRGTLRPFPPWRPVTGKPRISSYPSWVWPDNKRFPTPRIPGLPPPRGPSTRTQTPGRGFSSATVGTSVLFQPNNELPDLASSPAPPSPRRPPWPANPVITVPSLRNPAVTVPSLRRTPATTPATSRTPTLAPRRPGPGVHHRAHGQPVFHLDLGPPAPPWRTAATTSQPPATRFQKPPPSPAPRGPLSVPPLPPAQPSRGGFRVPGPGAPASPPFWAAGEKPQIITKFPLTASVSADGDVALPCQATGKPEPLVTWTKVSTGALITPSTRVXRFEVLRNGTLVIRGAQPQDRGQYTCTAQNLHGVDKRSVQLAVATQQPHILASRLQDVTVHLGDSVSMQCLAQGTPAPHISWVFPDGRAWRSVPGVDGRVTLHENRTLSIRDAAFSDRGVYRCVASNAAGADSLAIRLHVAALPPVIQQDAWENITVAPGRSLHIHCTAXAAPPPSVRWVLPDGTHVRPSQFVRGHLYVFPNGTLFIRHLATRDSGRYECVAANLVGTARRTAWLQVERAAAHAQITSSSPKRTDVRYGATLRLHCSASGDPWPRILWRLPSRQTADAFYSPEPRAKVLTNGTLLLTSVTERDAGDYLCVARNPGGDDFAAVRVQVLTQPARIAPRDEADRQVPFGADLRVDCVASGLPNPEISWGLPDGSLVNSAMQGDQPRGGDRSGRAKRYVVFHNGTLYFNEVGPAEEGDYTCFAENQAGRDEMRVRVRLLSLPAAIRNKTYSVLRVPYGDAAAVTCEAQGEPAPLLTWLSPSHRRIPASSDKYHIDARGTLLIHKARRADSGNYTCVVRNAAGEDRKTVWLHVQLRPPTINGHPNAVTTVREVATGGSRKLIDCRAEGVPPPRVLWAFPEGVVLPAPYYGNRITVHRNGTLDIRSPRPSDAVQLACIGRNEGGEARMLVQLTVLDATQKPAFSDPSHEDITALAGHTISLNCSAHGRPPPTRHWLLPNGTELRAGQRLSRFYHAGVDGRLHISGLVPADAGDYRCVARNAAGHAERRVALKVGLSPTRSPQYRNVVSIAHGETLRLHCGGRGGQPGFSWTLPGGLTLDSPHTQGRISALDNGTLTVRDASVFDRGTYVCRADTGSGGGGPAVTSFPVIVIAYPPRITSQAAPVVHAPPGASVQLPCMAVALPRAELAWELPDGARLTAGVQARLFGHRLLHPQGALTLQHVTPGDSGLYRCMARNVLGADSKATYVQVY